From the genome of Mugil cephalus isolate CIBA_MC_2020 chromosome 2, CIBA_Mcephalus_1.1, whole genome shotgun sequence, one region includes:
- the LOC125002440 gene encoding histone H2B 1/2-like: MPEPVKAPKKGSKKAVSKSVSKTGKKKRKTRKESYAIYVYKVLKQVHPDTGISSKAMGIMNSFVSDIFERIAGESSRLAHYNKRSTITSREIQTAVRLLLPGELAKHAVSEGTKAVTKYTSSK; this comes from the coding sequence ATGCCTGAGCCAGTAAAAGCGCCCAAGAAGGGCTCAAAGAAAGCCGTCTCTAAGAGCGTGTCTAAGACCggcaagaagaagaggaagaccaGGAAGGAGAGCTACGCCATCTACGTGTATAAGGTGTTGAAGCAGGTCCACCCTGACACCGGTATCTCCTCCAAAGCCATGGGCATCATGAACTCGTTCGTCAGCGACATCTTTGAGCGGATCGCCGGTGAGTCCTCTCGCCTTGCTCACTACAACAAGCgctccaccatcacctccaggGAGATCCAGACCGCCGTCCGCCTTCTGCTGCCCGGTGAGCTGGCCAAGCACGCCGTGTCTGAGGGCACCAAGGCCGTCACCAAGTACACCAGCTCCAAGTAA
- the LOC125003922 gene encoding histone H1-like encodes MAEVAPAPAPAPAKAAKKKASKPKKAGPTVSELIVKSVAASKERSGVSAAALKKALAAGGYDVDKNKARVKTAIKSLVTKGTLVQIKGTGASGSFKINKKAESKVKKPVKKVATKAKKPAAAAKKSPKKVKKPAAAAKKSPKKVKKPAAVKKAGKSPKKATKSPKKAAKSPKKVVKKAPAAKKAPAKKVAKPKVKKAAPKRKTHSDLSKKKTTR; translated from the exons ATGGCTGAAGTAGCTCCAGCTCCGGCTCCCGCTCCGGCTAAAGCCGCCAAGAAGAAGGCGTCCAAACCGAAGAAAGCCGGTCCCACCGTCAGCGAGCTGATCGTTAAATCTGTGGCCGCTTCCAAGGAGCGGAGCGGCGTCTCTGCAGCCGCCCTCAAGAAGGCTCTGGCTGCCGGCGGCTACGACGTGGACAAGAACAAGGCCCGCGTCAAGACCGCCATCAAGAGCCTGGTGACCAAGGGGACTCTGGTTCAGATCAAGGGAACCGGGGCCTCCGGATCCTTCAAGATCAACAAGAAGGCTGAAAGCAAGGTCAAGAAACCCGTCAAGAAAGTTGCCACTAAAGCCAAGAAGCCCGCAGCGGCCGCTAAAAAGTCTCCTAAGAAAGTCAAGAAGCCCGCAGCAGCTGCTAAGAAATCTCCCAAGAAAGTCAAGAAACCGGCAGCAGTAAAGAAAGCTGGCAAGAGCCCCAAGAAGGCCACAAAGAGTCCTAAGAAGGCTGCCAAGAGCCCCAAGAAGGTGGTCAAGAAGGCCCCTGCAGCCAAGAAAGCCCCCGCTAAGAAGGTAGCCAAGCCTAAAGTCAAGAAGGCAGCACCCAAGAGAA agacacacagtgacctgagcaaaaagaaaacaactcgatga